The following are from one region of the Apostichopus japonicus isolate 1M-3 chromosome 17, ASM3797524v1, whole genome shotgun sequence genome:
- the LOC139954940 gene encoding O-acyltransferase like protein-like has protein sequence MAILQHCRFHPLLCFALGFFVIGSTSAQDNTSSLRITGNEFSVVMFDDVTQLDLIQAALGGLGDDNESTGSSDGVLGNLTDLISDTCLQDTALFLTDLLEYKKYALQMRASSARPIDLVDLEFTHRGVFYGDFELCDGVKVGRYSSAPIDADPRVMNVPVVGSELLFGVCCPQSCNDNELTQIVTELIKEFGRSEAVWFSSTSQVPWNAGVIISFFLIGLFLALVVAGTFYDLNVFGRWYIQDGEIASSPKPNVENGTATTEGALGDEKESTGGIELEGAVNDISGRNVVTRRAERGRSSKALLAFSLATNAPAVLSLKRPESSMGALDGIRVLSMIWIIWHHVKVMLEFTLENRKYFTEKSMRRIMLRLSTEGHLGVDSFFVLSALLVTYLTLCKIRSNGGRIRWWRFYLNRYLRLTPVYAFCIIMYVSFSHWLGRGYLKNRSYDYEASRCRQYVWSNLLYINNCIPDPFVLSACLGWTWYLADDMQMFVVTPLFFYFLSRAGKEKIGVGIVIGVAVVSMFITMACAAFFGQPLGNAYQPYNHIYQPGVEYLIYSNVLTRIQSYMVGVFCGYILYKYKGHPVKIPKAWNTVGWSLSITVAFICVFALGFSSYENPLPAWFAAAWHGCHRFLFSCTVGWIAFACVTGNGGPIGKFLSWEVWLPLSRVSYCVYLFHPVVMLHYVLTSNDQLHWNTYTSVYMFLSFFVATYTVSLAVSLLVEVPLLKMTKLLLDQRPRTQ, from the exons ATGGCAATCTTACAGCACTGCAGATTTCATCCGCTGTTGTGTTTCGCCCTGGGTTTTTTTGTTATCGGATCTACAAGTGCCCAAGATAACACAAGTTCTCTCCGCATCACTGGTAATGAGTTTTCAGTCGTAATGTTTGATGATGTCACCCAACTGGACTTGATTCAAGCAGCTCTCGGTGGCCTCGGTGACGACAATGAGTCTACAGGCTCGAGCGATGGGGTACTCGGCAACCTTACCGACTTGATCTCGGACACCTGCTTGCAGGACACGGCACTCTTTTTGACAGACTTACTAGAGTACAAGAAATATGCCCTACAAA tgcgTGCCTCGTCTGCCCGACCAATCGACCTGGTTGACTTAGAGTTTACTCACAGAGGGGTGTTTTACGGTGACTTTGAGCTCTGCGATGGTGTCAAGGTGGGGCGTTATTCTAGTGCACCCATAGACGCTGACCCACGAGTGATGAACGTGCCTGTAGTTGGT AGTGAATTGTTGTTTGGTGTTTGCTGCCCCCAATCTTGTAATGACAACGAACTAACTCAAATCGTGACAGAAC TGATCAAGGAATTTGGCCGCAGTGAAGCAGTGTGGTTCTCCTCCACCTCCCAAGTCCCTTGGAATGCGGGCGTCATTATCTCTTT TTTTCTTATTGGGCTATTTTTAGCTCTCGTGGTCGCTGGAACGTTCTACGATCTGAACGTTTTCGGCAGGTGGTATATTCAAGATGGTGAGATTGCCTCATCGCCAAAACCAAATGTTGAGAATGGTACTGCAACCACTGAGGGAGCTCTTGGTGACGAGAAAGAATCCACGGGAGGTATAGAACTAGAGGGCGCTGTTAATGATATCTCTGGAAGGAATGTTGTCACTCGGAGGGCTGAAAGAG GAAGATCTTCAAAGGCCTTGCTAGCATTTTCCCTGGCCACCAATGCCCCAGCGGTCTTGAGCTTGAAGCGACCTGAATCCAGCATGGGGGCGCTAGATGGAATTCGAGTCCTGAGTATGATTTGGATCATCTGGCACCATGTGAAAGTTATGCTGGAATTTACCCTCG AGAATAGGAAATATTTTACCGAAAAAAGTATGAGAAGGATCATGCTTCGCCTCAGCACCGAAGGACACCTTGGCGTTGACTCCTTCTTTGTTTTGAG TGCACTCCTTGTCACATATCTCACTCTGTGCAAGATACGGTCCAACGGAGGCAGGATCCGGTGGTGGCGTTTTTACTTGAACCGGTACCTCCGTCTAACCCCGGTCTACGCTTTCTGCATCATCATGTACGTGTCCTTCTCCCACTGGCTAGGACGAGGGTACCTAAAGAATCGCAGCTACGACTACGAGGCGTCAAGGTGCCGCCAATACGTCTGGTCCAACCTTCTATACATTAACAACTGTATTCCTGATCCCTTCGTCTTGTCAGCG TGTTTGGGCTGGACCTGGTATCTCGCTGACGATATGCAGATGTTTGTGGTGACCCCTCTCTTCTTCTACTTCCTGTCGAG AGCTGGGAAGGAGAAAATTGGAGTAGGAATCGTGATTGGAGTGGCGGTGGTTTCAATGTTCATAACCATGGCCTGTGCTGCTTTCTTTGGCCAGCCATTGGGGAATGCATATCA ACCCtacaatcatatatatcaaCCAGGAGTAGAGTACCTCATTTACTCCAATGTCTTGACCCGGATACAATCCTACATGGTCGGAGTATTCTGCGGCTATATACTCTATAAGTACAAAGGTCATCCTGTCAAGATTCCTAAG GCGTGGAATACCGTCGGCTGGTCTCTCTCCATCACCGTGGCTTTCATCTGCGTATTTGCTCTCGGCTTCTCCAGCTACGAGAATCCCCTCCCGGCTTGGTTCGCTGCCGCCTGGCACGGCTGTCACCGCTTTCTGTTCTCGTGTACCGTCGGTTGGATCGCCTTTGCCTGTGTGACGGGGAATGGAG GTCCCATCGGTAAGTTCCTCTCTTGGGAAGTCTGGCTGCCGTTGTCTCGTGTCAGCTACTGTGTTTATCTCTTTCATCCAGTGGTCATGTTACATTACGTATTGACCAGCAATGACCAGCTCCATTGGAACACCTACACCTCG GTTTACATGTTCCTCTCGTTCTTTGTGGCAACCTACACAGTATCACTGGCTGTGTCCCTGCTGGTGGAGGTGCCTTTACTCAAGATGACCAAACTTTTGCTTGACCAAAGACCCAGAACTCAGTGA